In Haliovirga abyssi, the sequence TAAATGCTTTCTGATCGTCAAATACATTTGCAAAACTTGAAATTGATAAAATTGTAAAAACTAACATAAAACTCATAACTTTTTTCATGATAATCGCCTCCATATTTTTTTATTTTTTTAGATCATAATAGAAAAATAAGCTACGCTTTAATCTGGTAAAAGATAAACGTTTTTCTAAATACTTATTTTTTATGATCTCTTTATTTATAAGGTAAATAAACAAACTATAAACTATATGTTAGGGAGGGGAAGCCACTATGAAGGCTTCCTCTAAAAGGAGGTAAAATACGTTAAAATAGGGTGTTTTTTAACGTATATAAAACTCAAAAAAATGCTCTTATATAAAATATTAATTTATATTCTTTTTTTTCTTTTTTTTATCCTCTTTTCAATAACATTATACTATATGATTATTAAATTAAAATTAAATTAAAATTAAAATTTTTTAATCTATTCCTAAATTAAAATAGAAGAGCCGGGATTTCCCGACTCTTCTATTTTAATGTGTTATTCTCGAGGGCTTATTTGCAGTTAATTGGTCTGCTTGCCTTACTTTTCGTCTCTATCTTTTTATACCAGTGAGCACTAATCTGGTCGTCTCTGCCCTCTATTAATAATATACTTCATAAAACTACAAAAATCAACCTTTTTTTTAATTTCTTTCAGCTTTTTTTAATTTTTTATCTTCATACATTCTATTATCTGCAATTTCTATTATTTTATAAGCACTCATCTCTCTGTTTTCATCTAATGATGCAATACCATAACTAAGACTTACTTTAAAGTCAAATTTACCACTTCTATTTTTCCTTTCTTTATTTTCCAAGACTCTATTCCAAAATTTTTCGCTATCCACTAAATCACAATTTACTAATATCACTAGAAATTCATCTCCGCCCAATCTACAAACTATATCTGATTCTCTACTGCTTTCTTTTAAAATATCTGCTGTAATTTTTATTAATTTATCTCCATTTTTATGCCCTAAAGAATCATTAATTTTTTTTAAGCCATTTACATCAATAAATATAACAATTAGATTATTATTATTTCTTTTGGCCATTTGTAGATTTTTTTCTAACATTTCTATTCCGATTCTACGATTATATAATCCAGTAAGCTCATCAAAAGTAGCATATCTTTTTATCTCATTTTCAATTAGTTTTTTTTCAGTTATATCTGTTCCTACAAGTAAAACTCTATATTTGTCCCCTTCTTCTATTAAAAGAAAATTTGAAGGTTTTATAATTAAATATTTTATATCTCCATTTTTAGCTTTTAACATTACCTCTGTTTCTTTTGACCCTGTTCCTAAAAAAATATTATCTATTATATTTTTTATTTTTATATTATTTTCTTCATCAAAAGAAGATAATATACTTTCACCTACTATTTCCTCTCTATTATATCCAATAATCTTTTCTGCCGCTTTATTCACTTCTCTTATACAATAATTTTCATCAACCATAATATGGATTACTGTACTTTCTTCAAAAAGTGCTCTATATTTTTCATTTCCTAACAAAATTTCCATATTCATATTTTGTATTTCTAAAATCATTTTGTTAATTGAATCAGCCAATACTTTAAATTCTCCTGATCCTTTTATTCTTATTTTTTCTTTAAATTTATCTAATGGTAAATTCTCCAATTGTTTTTTTAAACTTTCTATCTCTTTTATTGCAGAATGATAAACATTCATTCCTACTATAATAAAAAATATAATATAAATTACTACACTAAACAATATAGATATTTTTAAAATTTTAAGAATAATTACTCCAATCCATCTTTTACTTTTAATTCTTAAATTAATTTTATTTTTTCCAAAAGATCCTACTGTTTTTTCCGCCAATATATATTTATTATTTGGATTTAATATTAAATTTTTTAACTTTTTATTGGAAATTAAAAATTTAACTTCTACTCCGGCTCTTTCAGAAATATTTTTATAATGTTTAGAATCCAAAGAAAAACCCATCATTAAATATCCATTGAAAGGTTTTTCTTCATTAGTATCAAAAACTTTGCTATATGACACCATTACAACTTTATTATTGTTTATTCCAAGAAATTTTTTATTTTTGTTATCATCTATTTCTTTTATAAAATTATTTTTAAAAGGAATAATTTTATTTGTTTTATAATCATATTTTGCAGAATAAATTTCTTTTTTGTTTTTATTTAAAATAGTTATAAATTCTACACCTGTATTTGTAAAAGTTGTATCATTAATATTAGATTTTATATATTCAATATTTTGATTTTGTATAAATTGATAAGTATCATCCCAAATTGACCAATCAAGCACAAGCTTTTGAATATTTGATAACTCTTCATTTATATTTTTTTCTGCTCTATTAAATTGCTCTTTAACATAATTACTCTCTATTTTTAAAAGTTTTGGTTTTAAAAAATAATTTGTTCCTATTGCCTGAATAATAATGACTACTAAAAAAGTTAAAAATAATCCTAGAAAAATTTTATTTCTTAATTTCATTTTTTTTAGCTCCTTTTTTGTTTTTAGATCCTTTTTTGCCTTATCAATTTATTATACTATATATATGACTATTTTCCTTTATTTTTTAGTATTATAAAAAACAAACTATATTTTATTCCGTAAATAGCGTAGCTTATTTTCTGAATAAATTTATACTTTTCTAACATAAAAAAAAAGCTCTATAGATTTTATTTTCTATAGAGCTTTTTATTATTACTTTATTTCTTTCACATCATATCCTGCTTCATCAATAGCATCAATTATAATTTTATCTGCTATATCTATATTAATATCTATCACTGCTTTCCCAATTTCTACATTGTCTATTTTTACTCCATCTAGTTCACTAAGAGCCTCTTTTACATGCGTTACACAATGCCCACAACTCATCCCATCAATTAATATTGTCTTTTTCATTTTTATCCTCCCTATTCTTCTATTTTTTATTTGAAGGTTTAAATCCCCTCAATCTCAAAGCATTAATCACAACTGAAACTGAACTAAATGCCATTGCTGCTCCTGCTATCATTGGATTTAATTTTGGACCTCCAAAAGCATATAAAACCCCTGCTGCAATTGGTATTCCAAAAGTATTATATCCAAATGCCCAAAAAAGATTTTGTTTTATATTTCTAATTGTTGCTTTACTAAGTTCAATTGCTGTTGCTACATCATTTATATTACTTCTCATTAAAATTATATCAGCTGATTCAATAGCTACATCTGTTCCATTTCCTATAGCTATTCCAATGTTAGCTTGAGCTAATGCTGGAGCATCATTAATTCCATCTCCAACCATTGCTACGATTTTATTTTCACTTTGCAATTTTTTTATTTCATTAGATTTATCATTTGGCAATACTTCTGATAAAACAATATTAATTCCCAATTTTTTAGCAATTGCTGTTGCTGTTCTTTTATTATCTCCTGTTATCATAGCTATATCTAAATTTAATTCTTTTAATCTTTTTATAGCACTATAGCTTGATTCTTTTATTGTGTCTGCTACTGCAATTATTCCTTCTAATCTATTATTTACAGATATATACATTGGAGTTTTTCCTTCATTTGATAATTTTAAACTTATATTATCATTCTTCAAATCTATTTTATTATCTTCTAACAACTTTTTGTTTCCAATTAATATCTCTTTTTCATCTATTATAGTTTTTATTCCATGCCCTGGTTCAGCTAAAAATTTATCTACTTTTTTTAATATTATTTTTCTTTCCTCGGCTAGATTTACAATTGCTTCTCCTAATGGATGTTCAGATTTTTTTTCAGAAGATGCTGCTAAATTTAAAATTTCTTCTTCTGAAATTTCTCCTAATTTTATAACATCCGTTACTTTAGGTTTTCCTTCTGTAAGAGTTCCTGTTTTATCAAATACTATTGTATCAATTTTTAATGCTGTTTCTAATGCTTCTCCATTTTTAATTAATATCCCATATTCTGCTCCTTTTCCGGTCCCTACCATTATTGCTGTTGGCGTTGCAAGGCCTAATGCACATGGACAAGCTATTACCAATACCGCAATAGTTATTGTCAACGAAAAAACAAATGTAGCTCCTGTCAAATACCAAATCAATCCTGATATAATCGCAATTGAAATTACAATTGGTACAAAATACCCTGCCACAATATCAGCTAATTTAGCAATAGGTGCTTTTGAACCTTGTGCCTCTTCTACTAATTTTATAATTTGAGATAACACTGTATCTTTTCCAACTTTTGTTACTTTAAATTTAACAGATCCATTTTTATTAATAGAACCTCCGATTACTTTATCCCCAATTTTTTTCTCTACAGGAATACTTTCTCCAGTCAACATTGATTCATCTATATATGTATCTCCTTCTATTATCATCCCATCTACCGGTATCTTTTCTCCTGGCTTTACTATTACTATATCTCCTTCTTCTACTTCTTCAATTGGAATATCTATCTCTTTCCCATCTTGAAATACTAAAGCAGTTTTAGGCTGCAATCCAACCAGTTTTTTTATGGCATCAGACGTTTTACCTTTTGAAACTATTTCTAAATATTTACCTAAAAGTATAAAGGATATTATTATTCCTGCTGTTTCAAAATACAAATCTTTTGTAAAAGATAATTTTCCAAAATAGATTTGTATAATTGCATATACTCCATATAAAAATGCTGCTCCTGTTCCAAGTGCCACTAAAGAATCCATATTTGGTGATAATGTAAATAAATTTCTAAATCCTGCTGTATAAAATTTATATCCTGCTATCAACACTGGAATTACTAAAAACAGTTGTGCAAAAGCAAAATTTAACGGGTGACTACCAGGAGTTATTATTTCTGGCAAATAAAATCCAAACATATGTCCCATTGCTATATATAATAATGGTATTGAAAAAACAGAGGAAACAATAAATTTTATAAGAAAAATTTTTCTCTCTTTTTCATGTCTCTTTTTTTCAAAATCTACATCATTTTCTTTTTCAATTTTTAAAGGTATATATCCAGCTTTTTTTATTATATTTTTTATTTCTGAAACTCTTGTTTTAGAAGCATCATATTTTATAAATGCTTTTTCATTTGCAAAATTCACACTAATATTCACTACTCCATCTATTTTAGAAACTTTTTTCTCAATAGTTTTTGAGCACGCAGTGCACGTCATCCCTTCTATTGGTATAATTATCTCTTTTTCCTCTTTTTTTTCTTCTAAATCATATCCAGCTTTTTTTACAATTTCTTTTATTCTTTCAGTTTCTATTAAATTTTCATCAAATTTTACAACCAATTTTTCATTTGCAAAATTCACACCAGCAGCTTCTACTCCAACTGTTTTTAAAAGTCTTCTTTCTATTGTTTTTGCACAAGCTGTGCAGGTCATACCAATTACCTCAAATTCTTTTTTTTTAGTTTCCATTTTTATCTACATCCTCTCTTTTTCCCTTTACTTCCGTTTTCATTTCCCTCTTCTTTATTCATATTACAACAATCTAATTTTTCTGTCCCTAAGTTTTTATTATTCTCACTTCCTAAATATTTCAATAAATTTAATACTTTTCTATTTATAATCTCTTTAATTTTCATATAGCCCCCCTCCCTATATTTATAGTATACTATTTTTTATATAAAAAATCAACAATTATTTTTCTTGTTTTTTTCTTTCTTATAATATATAATAATTCATTGAGGTGAACTTTATGAAAATTAAATCTAAATTTTTTATACTTAATACTATTTTTTTACTTATTTTTATTTTTTTGATCTATTTTTTTTATTGCTATCAAAAAAATAAAATTTATAATAAAACTTTAAATACACTAAAAAAAGATAATAATGTTATTAATGAATTAATCCAAGGTAGTCTTGATGTTTCTATAAAAAGTTACTTAAGAGGTATTGCCGAAAAAAATAGAGATATTACAGTTAAATTATATAATAATTTTAAAAATAATATTATTACAGAACAAGAAGCTAAAAAAAGGTTATTTGAACTTTTCTTTTCTCAAAAAATTGCAGATTCTGGATATATTTATATTGTTAATTCCAAAGGAGATTTAGTTTATCATCCTTCTAAATTTTTTAATCATAAAAATTTAAAAAATTATGATTTTATAAAAAGACAAATTAATCATAAAAATGGATTTATAAAATATAAATTTGCAAGTTATGACTATCAAAGACCAGAAAATAAAGTTTTATATATGGCCTATTTTAAACCTTGGGATTGGATTATTTCAGTTTCTGCTAAAAGAAATGAACTAAAATCTCTTATAAATATTAACGATTTTAGAAATCAGATTTTAGCTCTTAAATTTGGAAAAACTGGATATTCTTATGTTATAGATTCTAAAGGAAATCTTATTATTCATCCCTATTTACAAGGAACAAATATCCTTAACGCCAAAGATGAAAAAAACCATTACTTTATAAAAGAAGTGGTTAAAAATAAAAATGGAATTATTAAATATCCTTGGAAAAATAAAAAAAATAAAAAAACTTCGTATAAATTAGTAGTTTACTCCTATATTCCATCTATGGACTGGATTATAGCTTCTGGAGGATATTTTAATGAATTTAATGATGAATTAAACTCCTTTCAATTGTTAATACTTTTGATAATAACTATATATATATTAAATATTATTATTATTAATTTACTTTTAAATAGAATTATGTTTAGACCTCTTAAAGAATTTTTAAATAAAATAAAAAACATTAATATTTCAAAAAAATATTTACCACTTAAAATTCATTCTAAAAGTGAAATTGGATTATTAAGTGTAGAGTTTAATCGAATGATAATTCGAATAAAAAATCATACTAAAAATTTAGAATCTTTGGTTTTAGAAAAAACGAAAGATTTACACAGAGCAAATTCAAATTTAAAAAAGATTAACCAACAATTAAATGAAAAAAATAATGTTTTATTTAAAACAGCTACCACTGATAAATTAACAGGAATATATAATCGTTCCTACCTAATAAACGCTTTCGAAAAAGAGTTTGCTAAATGCAAAAGACACAATATAAATTTATCATGTATTATGATTGATATTGATTTTTTTAAAAATGTAAATGATACTTATGGACATTTAACAGGAGATTTTGTTTTAGAAAATACAGCAAAAAATATACACGATAGTTTAAGAAAAGAGGATATTTTTGGAAGATATGGTGGAGAAGAATTTTTAGTAATATTACCAAATACATCTATTGAACAAGCTGAAAATGTAGCTGAAAAAATAAGAAAGAATATTGAAAGAACTAAATACAGTAATAATAATAATTCTTTAAATGTAACTTTAAGCCTTGGTGTTTCAAATATTTTTATTGATAATCCTAAAAATATTGATAATATGATATTAAATTCTGATATTGCTTTATATGAATCTAAAAATAGTGGTAGAAATAAAACTACTGTTTATACAAAGAAAGAAGAGGTATGATAACCATATCTCTTCTTTCTTTTAATTATTTTATCTCTAAAAAATAAATTTGTTATAAAAACAGTTAAAGAACTGCGTGTTTTAAAACCGCTTCTAATCCAATCCTATTTTACATTTATGATCTTTTTCTTGTTCCTCTTCTTTAAACATTGTCTGTTTTCTCATTAATCCATCAAAATCAACTAAAAATCCATCAAAATCTGGTCCATCTACACATGCAAATTTTGTTTCTTCTCCTATTTTTACTCTGCATCCTCCACACATTCCAGTTCCGTCAATCATAATTGGATTTAAAGATACAGATGTTGGAATATTTAATTTTTTTGTTATTTCCACTACTGCTTTCATCATAATTACTGGTCCAATTGTTATTATTTCATCATATTTTTCACCATTTTTTATTAATTCATTTAATACATCAGTTACAAATCCTTTAGTTCCTTCACTACCATCATTTGTTGCAAAATAAATATTTTCACTAATTTTTCTAAATTCATCTTCTAATATAATATTTTCTTTACTTCTGCCACCTATAATTATATCTGTTTTTACTCCTAATTCATTTAATTTTCTAATTTGAGGATATAGTGGAGCTGCTCCAACGCCACCTGCTATTCCTAAAACTCTATTTTTCTTTTCTAATTTAGTAGCTTTCCCAAGTGGTCCTGCTACATCACTTATAAAATCGCCTTTATTTTTTTCACTTAATAATTTTGTAGTATATCCTACAACTTGATAAATTAATGTTACTGTTTTATCTTCTCTATTATAATCAGCAATTGTAAGAGGAATCCTTTCTCCATCTTCTTCTACTCTTATTATTACAAATTGACCAGGTTCACATTTTCTTGCTACAAAAGGTGCTTCTACTACTATTTTTTCTACTACACTATTCAATATCTCTTTTTCTATTATTTTATGCATATTATCCATCTCCTATTTTAACTTTTAAACTATTATATCATATATTATATCTTATTTAAACTATTTTTAATATTTAAGAATACCTTGAAAAATTTTAATCATTTAGTGCTTTGACCACAAAAAATATTTAGTTTTCTTTTCATCTACTATATATTGTGTTCGAACGTTGCAACGAAACTATATATAGTAGATAAAAATTTAGAAAACTACTTTTTATGTTCTAATCATTTAGTGCTTTTTAGATTTCTCTTAGTTTTTTATACTTTTTCCTCTCATATAATCTATATTTACTTTTAACTTACCATTCACGTCATATCCTACTTCTGTTAATTTTGTTTTATTTAATTTCAAATTTATAGTTCCAATTTTATAATTGTTTAAATATACTTGTATCTCCCCCTTACCCATTATAAATTCAAAAATATTCCAATCATTTATGTTTACCGCCTCTGTTTTAGTCCAGTCTAAAATAGTGCTTGTTTTATCTCCTTCATCTTCAAATATAGTAACTTCTCCTAAATTATCTATTTCAAAATAAGCCTGTCTTTTATTGCTTAATCCAAAATATATTCCGAAACCTTCATCTGTGTTTCCTTTTTCATATCTAATACTAGTTTCTCCTAAATAAGTTTTATCATCTTTAAAGTCAAATTTCTTATAGATTTGAAAAGAAGAATCTTCATCTTTATGATCAATATTATAATAACCATTTGCTACTTTTACTTCTATTTCTTTGTTTTTTTCTTCATACCATTTGTACTTATTATTATCAAATTCATCATTAATATTAAAATTCTTTACCTCAGATAATTCATTTGATTTCAAAGCTGGAAGGTTTTTACATCCTAAAATAGTTGTTGCCAAAACTAATACTGTTAAAAATTTCATTCTTTTTTTCATTCACTTCATCTCCTATTTTATTTTTTTATTTAACCTGAAAGTATAAATGTATTCAGAAAATAAGTTATGCTTTTTTTGAAATATACGATTTTTAAAAGTGAGATTTTTCAGAAGCCAAAAATTCAGAAAAACATTTATGCTTTATCAGATTAAAAACGTAGCTTGTTTTTTATTTACTAGGAAAGTATAAATTTGTCTAGAAAATAAGCTACGCCATTTTTTTGAAATATGCGATT encodes:
- a CDS encoding diguanylate cyclase, which produces MKLRNKIFLGLFLTFLVVIIIQAIGTNYFLKPKLLKIESNYVKEQFNRAEKNINEELSNIQKLVLDWSIWDDTYQFIQNQNIEYIKSNINDTTFTNTGVEFITILNKNKKEIYSAKYDYKTNKIIPFKNNFIKEIDDNKNKKFLGINNNKVVMVSYSKVFDTNEEKPFNGYLMMGFSLDSKHYKNISERAGVEVKFLISNKKLKNLILNPNNKYILAEKTVGSFGKNKINLRIKSKRWIGVIILKILKISILFSVVIYIIFFIIVGMNVYHSAIKEIESLKKQLENLPLDKFKEKIRIKGSGEFKVLADSINKMILEIQNMNMEILLGNEKYRALFEESTVIHIMVDENYCIREVNKAAEKIIGYNREEIVGESILSSFDEENNIKIKNIIDNIFLGTGSKETEVMLKAKNGDIKYLIIKPSNFLLIEEGDKYRVLLVGTDITEKKLIENEIKRYATFDELTGLYNRRIGIEMLEKNLQMAKRNNNNLIVIFIDVNGLKKINDSLGHKNGDKLIKITADILKESSRESDIVCRLGGDEFLVILVNCDLVDSEKFWNRVLENKERKNRSGKFDFKVSLSYGIASLDENREMSAYKIIEIADNRMYEDKKLKKAERN
- a CDS encoding heavy-metal-associated domain-containing protein → MKKTILIDGMSCGHCVTHVKEALSELDGVKIDNVEIGKAVIDINIDIADKIIIDAIDEAGYDVKEIK
- a CDS encoding heavy metal translocating P-type ATPase — translated: METKKKEFEVIGMTCTACAKTIERRLLKTVGVEAAGVNFANEKLVVKFDENLIETERIKEIVKKAGYDLEEKKEEKEIIIPIEGMTCTACSKTIEKKVSKIDGVVNISVNFANEKAFIKYDASKTRVSEIKNIIKKAGYIPLKIEKENDVDFEKKRHEKERKIFLIKFIVSSVFSIPLLYIAMGHMFGFYLPEIITPGSHPLNFAFAQLFLVIPVLIAGYKFYTAGFRNLFTLSPNMDSLVALGTGAAFLYGVYAIIQIYFGKLSFTKDLYFETAGIIISFILLGKYLEIVSKGKTSDAIKKLVGLQPKTALVFQDGKEIDIPIEEVEEGDIVIVKPGEKIPVDGMIIEGDTYIDESMLTGESIPVEKKIGDKVIGGSINKNGSVKFKVTKVGKDTVLSQIIKLVEEAQGSKAPIAKLADIVAGYFVPIVISIAIISGLIWYLTGATFVFSLTITIAVLVIACPCALGLATPTAIMVGTGKGAEYGILIKNGEALETALKIDTIVFDKTGTLTEGKPKVTDVIKLGEISEEEILNLAASSEKKSEHPLGEAIVNLAEERKIILKKVDKFLAEPGHGIKTIIDEKEILIGNKKLLEDNKIDLKNDNISLKLSNEGKTPMYISVNNRLEGIIAVADTIKESSYSAIKRLKELNLDIAMITGDNKRTATAIAKKLGINIVLSEVLPNDKSNEIKKLQSENKIVAMVGDGINDAPALAQANIGIAIGNGTDVAIESADIILMRSNINDVATAIELSKATIRNIKQNLFWAFGYNTFGIPIAAGVLYAFGGPKLNPMIAGAAMAFSSVSVVINALRLRGFKPSNKK
- a CDS encoding LDCC motif putative metal-binding protein produces the protein MKIKEIINRKVLNLLKYLGSENNKNLGTEKLDCCNMNKEEGNENGSKGKKRGCR
- a CDS encoding sensor domain-containing diguanylate cyclase, with translation MKIKSKFFILNTIFLLIFIFLIYFFYCYQKNKIYNKTLNTLKKDNNVINELIQGSLDVSIKSYLRGIAEKNRDITVKLYNNFKNNIITEQEAKKRLFELFFSQKIADSGYIYIVNSKGDLVYHPSKFFNHKNLKNYDFIKRQINHKNGFIKYKFASYDYQRPENKVLYMAYFKPWDWIISVSAKRNELKSLININDFRNQILALKFGKTGYSYVIDSKGNLIIHPYLQGTNILNAKDEKNHYFIKEVVKNKNGIIKYPWKNKKNKKTSYKLVVYSYIPSMDWIIASGGYFNEFNDELNSFQLLILLIITIYILNIIIINLLLNRIMFRPLKEFLNKIKNINISKKYLPLKIHSKSEIGLLSVEFNRMIIRIKNHTKNLESLVLEKTKDLHRANSNLKKINQQLNEKNNVLFKTATTDKLTGIYNRSYLINAFEKEFAKCKRHNINLSCIMIDIDFFKNVNDTYGHLTGDFVLENTAKNIHDSLRKEDIFGRYGGEEFLVILPNTSIEQAENVAEKIRKNIERTKYSNNNNSLNVTLSLGVSNIFIDNPKNIDNMILNSDIALYESKNSGRNKTTVYTKKEEV
- a CDS encoding sulfide/dihydroorotate dehydrogenase-like FAD/NAD-binding protein, yielding MHKIIEKEILNSVVEKIVVEAPFVARKCEPGQFVIIRVEEDGERIPLTIADYNREDKTVTLIYQVVGYTTKLLSEKNKGDFISDVAGPLGKATKLEKKNRVLGIAGGVGAAPLYPQIRKLNELGVKTDIIIGGRSKENIILEDEFRKISENIYFATNDGSEGTKGFVTDVLNELIKNGEKYDEIITIGPVIMMKAVVEITKKLNIPTSVSLNPIMIDGTGMCGGCRVKIGEETKFACVDGPDFDGFLVDFDGLMRKQTMFKEEEQEKDHKCKIGLD